The following are encoded together in the Arcticibacterium luteifluviistationis genome:
- a CDS encoding 3-keto-disaccharide hydrolase encodes MNKITLAILFCITVLPFAVTAQKKHKSEKGFVQIFNGKNFDGWYLKLRNGDEEMAKEVYAIENGMVHVFKHMPDSLNLNTGENATHGLFYTKKKYSKYILRFEYKWGSKITNNFDRWQYDAGVYYHVIDDAVWPVGIEYQVRYDHLIDKNYTGDFIRPPGADYDWYTTADGKSYLHPDDGGQLEKNKKEWYHFAKPTENYNALNDKWNQCEIIVMGDQYTIHKLNGEVVNMAFNLTPGEGIIGFQSETAEIFYRNIKIKEFDKVIPAEIFLKK; translated from the coding sequence ATGAATAAAATAACCTTAGCAATCCTTTTTTGTATTACTGTACTTCCTTTTGCGGTTACCGCACAAAAAAAGCACAAATCAGAAAAAGGCTTTGTCCAAATCTTTAATGGAAAAAACTTTGATGGTTGGTATCTGAAACTCCGAAATGGAGATGAAGAAATGGCAAAGGAAGTTTATGCGATTGAAAATGGCATGGTACACGTTTTTAAGCACATGCCAGACAGCCTAAATCTTAACACTGGAGAAAACGCTACACATGGTCTTTTTTATACCAAAAAGAAATATAGTAAGTACATTCTGAGATTTGAATACAAGTGGGGAAGTAAAATAACCAACAATTTTGATAGATGGCAGTACGACGCAGGTGTTTACTATCACGTTATTGATGATGCCGTCTGGCCTGTAGGCATAGAATATCAGGTCCGTTATGATCATCTTATAGATAAAAACTACACGGGCGACTTCATACGTCCTCCTGGAGCAGATTATGACTGGTACACTACAGCAGACGGTAAATCATATTTACACCCAGATGATGGAGGGCAGTTAGAAAAAAACAAAAAGGAATGGTACCATTTTGCTAAACCTACAGAGAATTACAACGCCCTAAACGATAAATGGAATCAGTGCGAAATCATTGTTATGGGAGATCAGTACACCATTCATAAGTTAAATGGAGAAGTGGTAAATATGGCATTCAACCTTACTCCTGGAGAAGGAATCATAGGATTCCAATCTGAAACAGCAGAGATTTTCTATCGTAATATTAAAATCAAGGAGTTTGATAAGGTAATACCAGCAGAAATCTTCTTAAAAAAATAA
- a CDS encoding chitobiase/beta-hexosaminidase C-terminal domain-containing protein produces the protein MTRSNKTLLLFTLLCLTHLSQARDFYVAKSGNDLNKGTKKSPFHTFERAIKEVEKLAGQEKVTVWFYEGTYYLDKTITLSSEYSGTEEYPVTFTAIPGAKVIIKGSKKLENLNWKPYKNGILVAQLPSGLNFDQLFINSTRQVRARFPNYDYENPLRGGKGYQQVSGGTDRRYDEWFSYNPDTFTNKDWKNPETGIVHAFQSHNWGNMQYKIKKVNKNEEKVYLDEGGWQLQRSHGIGGKGSKASWFFIDNIFEELDVAREWFFDKETNLLYYYPEEGTDLNNALVEVPVLKDLIQLKGSSEKPVKHITFNGFTFTQSLSVFMDTYEPVARGDWAIHRGGAVYMEGAENCQVVDCNFEYLGGNGVFMSSYNRYNKVSSCRFVHTGESAVAFVGLPSAVRFYQTWDDKEILGKNWEEMYKGMDLKPDPKSPDYPQNCTVENSIMHDFGDYGKQVAGVFISMSHKITASHNTIYNCPRAGICINDGTWGGHIIEFNDIWETVRETGEHGPFNSWGRERQWRGSRGLDDHFLKELTKLDAIDNVIIRNNRIANYRKSISAGNWTIDLDDGSSYFEIYNNLNLGSTIKLRDGMARKVFNNITVSAVPLGWHVWPKDSEDEIYKNIFVISGAIPGKEEPTKNFIRDVALPTDRPWSKHYDNNLYWNINYPDSFEVTAGVNFNDWQKKGYDLNATAANPLFINPQEGNFQVKDNSPALKLGFENFPMDKFGHQMTRITPYGGDFSEETLVSLEADIRVENGKQIYYTLDGSVPTVNSLKYTTAMPLKESAILKAQTFTADGLPVGFISEATFTKVKEVSYPSWYNTLIAGTYLGDKEENTKKALEAELAGAILINIAEDPDLIDATGGYDYGCYIKSIDAKKGKMWLDAGLDKDWVIQEINGTRVQNIADLQKYSQEYQGKKVSLTGARDYKRKKFKVIF, from the coding sequence ATGACCCGATCAAATAAAACATTACTTCTTTTTACTCTTTTATGCTTGACACATTTGAGTCAAGCCCGTGACTTTTATGTTGCAAAAAGTGGAAACGACTTAAACAAAGGAACAAAAAAAAGCCCCTTCCATACTTTTGAAAGGGCAATCAAGGAGGTAGAAAAATTGGCAGGGCAAGAAAAAGTAACCGTCTGGTTCTATGAGGGTACATACTACCTTGATAAAACTATTACCTTAAGTTCAGAGTATTCAGGTACTGAAGAATACCCAGTCACATTTACTGCCATACCGGGTGCAAAAGTGATTATAAAAGGTTCAAAGAAACTCGAAAACCTTAATTGGAAACCATATAAAAATGGCATTCTTGTAGCACAATTGCCCTCTGGTCTAAACTTTGACCAATTATTTATTAATAGTACGCGACAAGTCAGAGCACGTTTTCCAAACTATGACTATGAGAACCCCTTGCGTGGTGGCAAAGGTTATCAGCAAGTTTCGGGTGGAACAGACCGTCGTTATGACGAATGGTTTTCTTATAATCCCGATACGTTTACAAATAAAGACTGGAAGAATCCAGAAACCGGTATTGTACATGCCTTCCAAAGCCACAACTGGGGCAACATGCAGTATAAAATCAAAAAAGTAAATAAAAACGAAGAGAAAGTTTACCTCGATGAGGGCGGTTGGCAATTGCAGCGTTCACACGGAATTGGAGGAAAAGGCTCTAAGGCTTCTTGGTTTTTCATTGACAACATTTTTGAAGAGCTAGATGTGGCCCGTGAGTGGTTCTTTGATAAAGAAACAAACCTGCTTTACTATTATCCTGAGGAAGGAACTGACTTGAACAATGCTCTGGTAGAAGTCCCAGTTTTAAAAGACCTGATTCAATTAAAAGGAAGTTCAGAAAAGCCCGTTAAACACATCACTTTTAATGGATTCACATTTACCCAATCACTAAGTGTCTTTATGGATACTTATGAGCCTGTAGCTAGAGGTGATTGGGCTATCCATCGAGGAGGAGCTGTTTATATGGAAGGAGCAGAAAACTGTCAGGTCGTAGATTGCAACTTTGAATATTTAGGTGGCAATGGCGTTTTTATGAGCTCATACAATCGTTATAATAAAGTGTCTTCTTGTCGCTTTGTACATACTGGTGAAAGTGCCGTGGCTTTTGTGGGTTTACCATCCGCCGTACGCTTTTATCAAACATGGGACGATAAAGAAATCTTGGGCAAAAACTGGGAGGAGATGTATAAAGGAATGGATTTAAAACCAGACCCAAAATCACCAGATTACCCTCAAAACTGTACTGTAGAAAACAGTATCATGCACGATTTTGGAGACTACGGAAAGCAAGTCGCGGGTGTATTTATTTCTATGAGCCATAAAATAACAGCATCTCATAATACCATTTACAACTGTCCCAGAGCAGGCATTTGCATAAACGACGGTACTTGGGGCGGACACATCATAGAATTCAATGACATTTGGGAAACTGTAAGAGAGACTGGCGAACATGGCCCTTTTAACTCTTGGGGACGCGAGCGTCAATGGCGAGGTTCAAGAGGTTTGGATGACCATTTCTTGAAAGAATTGACCAAACTCGATGCTATTGATAATGTCATTATAAGAAACAACCGTATTGCCAATTATAGAAAATCTATCAGTGCAGGAAACTGGACCATAGATTTGGATGATGGCTCTAGTTACTTTGAAATTTACAACAATCTAAACCTTGGTTCCACCATCAAATTAAGAGATGGCATGGCTCGTAAAGTGTTTAATAACATCACCGTAAGTGCGGTTCCCCTTGGATGGCACGTTTGGCCAAAAGATTCTGAAGACGAGATTTATAAAAACATTTTTGTAATTTCTGGAGCCATCCCTGGGAAAGAAGAACCTACCAAAAACTTCATACGAGATGTGGCTTTACCTACCGACAGACCTTGGAGTAAACATTATGACAATAATCTCTACTGGAACATTAACTATCCTGACAGTTTTGAAGTAACGGCAGGTGTCAACTTTAATGACTGGCAAAAGAAAGGTTACGATTTAAACGCCACGGCTGCCAACCCACTATTCATCAATCCACAAGAAGGAAACTTTCAGGTAAAAGATAACTCTCCTGCATTAAAACTTGGCTTTGAAAACTTCCCTATGGATAAGTTTGGGCATCAAATGACCCGTATTACTCCTTATGGCGGCGATTTCTCCGAAGAAACCTTAGTCAGTTTAGAAGCTGATATCCGTGTAGAAAATGGTAAGCAAATTTATTATACTTTAGATGGCTCCGTGCCAACAGTGAACAGCCTAAAATATACCACAGCTATGCCATTAAAAGAATCAGCCATTCTTAAAGCTCAAACATTTACTGCTGATGGACTCCCCGTAGGGTTCATATCAGAAGCCACTTTCACCAAAGTAAAAGAAGTATCCTACCCAAGTTGGTATAATACGCTAATAGCTGGAACATACTTAGGCGATAAAGAAGAAAATACTAAAAAAGCACTTGAGGCAGAACTAGCAGGTGCGATTCTAATAAACATTGCAGAAGACCCTGACCTTATAGACGCCACTGGAGGATATGATTATGGTTGTTACATAAAATCTATAGATGCAAAAAAAGGAAAAATGTGGTTAGACGCTGGCTTGGATAAAGATTGGGTAATTCAAGAAATAAATGGAACTAGGGTTCAAAACATTGCCGATTTGCAAAAGTATTCACAAGAATATCAAGGAAAAAAAGTAAGTTTGACTGGAGCAAGAGATTATAAACGAAAGAAATTTAAGGTCATTTTTTAG
- a CDS encoding sulfatase family protein, producing MKKSILLSLAFGISLLILTGCNDKELSKTKPNVIFILADDMGYGDVSSFNENSKIQTPNIDKLGEQGVKFTDAHTSSAVCTPTRYGVLTGRYNWRSRLKQGVLFGYDKALISQNRKTLPSFLQDNGYKTAGIGKWHLGWDWKNIEAGKDSIDYSQSVENGPSTLGFDYFYGFNGSLDMPPYVWVENDKPTMVPTKSTVNKGKQSWWREGLTSDDFSHELVLPHITDKTISYIEENANKDKPFFVYMPLPAPHTPILPTEEFRGKSGLNDYGDFVIMVDALVGRIMASLEEQGIADNTILIFTADNGCSNQADFDELATKGHDPSYVYRGHKADIFEGGHRVPYVVRWPNKVKPGKSDQLVCTTDLFATLADVLDVPLEDNAAEDSFSFLSLLNVPTNKPKRTSIIHHSINGSFAYRKAEWKTIFCPDSGGWSAPKPGSDGIENLPPFQVYNLTNDAAEEKNLFEQNPEVFAQHKKELADIILNGRSTPGTPQENDAIDFEWKQVDFIKQ from the coding sequence ATGAAAAAGAGCATACTTTTAAGCCTAGCATTTGGTATTTCACTCCTAATTTTAACTGGCTGTAATGACAAAGAGTTGTCAAAGACAAAACCTAATGTCATATTTATTCTGGCCGATGACATGGGCTATGGTGATGTGTCTTCTTTCAATGAAAACTCTAAAATACAGACTCCCAATATTGATAAACTAGGTGAGCAGGGTGTCAAATTCACTGACGCACATACTAGCAGTGCTGTATGCACACCCACCAGGTATGGCGTTTTGACCGGCAGATACAATTGGAGGTCAAGGCTAAAGCAAGGTGTTTTATTTGGTTATGACAAAGCTCTTATTTCTCAAAACAGAAAAACCTTACCAAGCTTTTTACAAGATAACGGTTACAAAACAGCAGGCATTGGAAAATGGCATTTAGGCTGGGACTGGAAGAATATAGAAGCTGGTAAAGACAGTATTGATTATTCTCAAAGTGTAGAAAATGGACCTTCCACTTTAGGATTTGATTATTTTTATGGGTTTAACGGTTCTTTAGATATGCCTCCTTATGTATGGGTTGAAAATGATAAGCCCACCATGGTTCCTACCAAAAGCACGGTGAATAAAGGAAAGCAGTCTTGGTGGCGAGAAGGACTAACGTCTGATGATTTTTCTCACGAACTCGTTTTACCCCATATCACGGATAAAACGATTAGCTACATTGAAGAAAACGCTAATAAAGACAAGCCTTTCTTTGTTTATATGCCTTTACCTGCCCCTCACACTCCTATTCTTCCTACAGAAGAGTTTAGAGGAAAAAGTGGTCTAAATGATTACGGAGACTTTGTAATAATGGTAGATGCTTTGGTAGGCCGAATAATGGCTTCGCTAGAAGAGCAAGGTATTGCGGATAACACCATTTTAATATTCACTGCCGACAATGGCTGCTCTAACCAAGCCGATTTTGACGAGTTGGCTACTAAAGGCCATGACCCAAGTTATGTTTACCGTGGGCATAAAGCAGATATTTTTGAAGGTGGACACCGAGTACCCTATGTCGTTAGATGGCCAAATAAAGTCAAACCGGGTAAGTCAGACCAGCTCGTTTGTACCACGGATTTATTTGCAACACTAGCCGATGTATTAGATGTACCTCTTGAGGATAATGCAGCGGAAGATAGTTTTAGCTTTTTGTCTTTATTAAATGTTCCGACAAATAAACCAAAGAGAACAAGTATTATTCACCATTCTATCAATGGCTCTTTTGCTTATAGAAAAGCCGAATGGAAAACTATTTTTTGTCCTGACTCAGGAGGTTGGAGTGCCCCAAAACCTGGTTCAGACGGCATAGAAAACCTTCCTCCTTTTCAAGTTTATAATTTGACAAATGATGCCGCGGAAGAAAAGAACCTATTTGAACAAAATCCAGAAGTATTTGCTCAACATAAAAAAGAGCTAGCCGATATCATCTTAAATGGAAGAAGTACGCCTGGAACACCTCAGGAAAATGATGCCATAGACTTTGAGTGGAAACAAGTTGACTTTATTAAGCAATAG
- a CDS encoding heparinase II/III domain-containing protein, with product MLRSLFLLLFCAFVLSANAQNRKYLIYTDENIARLKEQIKNNESVKKNWENQHQHALELLEKKKLRSSDGLLLGLAYRLSGEEKFAARLKTLLFDYAAQQTWEGRTLLQRDPPWQAGLGTSHTSYDIAMGYDSIYDFLTKNERKELAQRIVDLGIVPAREDWLDPAKNMHTFDTMGHNWWSACVYMSGFASLAVRDEIPEATNWAKETEGYTQEWMSFTGSVLQNKPPTFDKDGGFYESLNYAEYAASQYLLFLSAYKNVWPKATYYQSPILDNLGDFFINTTYYTDGENDLAVNFGDANVKATGERIIKLLWSVGFQKEQYAWYLNQVKNEESKYWKSAEALALMPNLPTLSKSYVPNSHKSHLYEDMGWATMRNSWDDNKTILAVKSGFTWNHAHADAGSYILFHNGKNLIIDPGSASYLSPLYTEYYCQSEAHNVVFFDGKAQNRNDPYFGNVNSGSLHSLIEGKNFKYLLANATGPYSQILARNYRNFIWVGDVILVIDDLLAYEPGQFEWLLHYNGESNLKGGIDLKIQDEDAKIRVRPLFPETFPPGGERPHDFPENMRLTEKMGYADHKPEVSKPYWSISHFEKTTRTKFVTAIILENENELPIITRDYGKNYLKISITQKGETTVVYFNLLADGRLKHRNSQINIEGWETDAYLTVLKFDENTDNTDINNINEVFIGHGSYLRRDSQTLLHSLSKHYTLVEDFGKNPKIKFDGQPNATVNLYNAEKVKSITLNENAKTVSYDASKNTIRFQIRDNK from the coding sequence ATGCTAAGAAGCTTATTTCTCCTTTTGTTTTGTGCTTTTGTACTTTCGGCCAATGCCCAAAACAGGAAATACCTAATCTATACGGATGAAAATATTGCTCGCCTTAAAGAACAAATAAAGAATAATGAATCTGTAAAAAAGAACTGGGAGAACCAGCATCAGCATGCCCTAGAATTATTAGAGAAAAAAAAGCTAAGGTCTTCAGACGGTCTCTTACTAGGCTTGGCCTACAGGCTAAGCGGCGAAGAGAAATTTGCCGCTAGGCTAAAAACACTACTTTTTGATTATGCCGCTCAACAAACTTGGGAAGGTAGAACATTGCTTCAAAGAGACCCACCTTGGCAAGCGGGATTAGGAACCTCGCACACCAGTTACGATATAGCCATGGGCTATGACAGCATTTATGATTTTCTAACAAAAAATGAGCGAAAAGAATTAGCACAACGCATAGTGGACTTGGGTATAGTACCAGCAAGAGAAGACTGGCTAGACCCTGCAAAGAATATGCACACTTTTGACACCATGGGTCATAACTGGTGGAGTGCCTGTGTTTACATGTCCGGCTTTGCTTCCTTAGCTGTAAGAGACGAAATACCAGAAGCTACCAACTGGGCTAAAGAAACAGAAGGATATACTCAGGAGTGGATGAGCTTCACAGGTAGCGTTCTCCAAAACAAACCGCCAACATTTGACAAAGACGGTGGCTTTTACGAAAGTCTTAATTATGCGGAATATGCCGCTTCGCAATACTTATTATTTCTCTCTGCTTATAAAAACGTGTGGCCAAAAGCCACCTATTATCAGTCACCTATACTAGATAATTTAGGAGACTTTTTCATCAACACCACGTATTACACTGACGGCGAGAATGATTTAGCCGTAAACTTTGGAGATGCCAACGTTAAAGCTACTGGCGAAAGAATAATTAAACTCCTATGGTCTGTTGGTTTTCAAAAGGAGCAGTACGCTTGGTACTTAAACCAAGTAAAAAATGAGGAATCTAAATATTGGAAATCTGCAGAAGCATTGGCATTAATGCCAAATTTGCCAACGCTGAGTAAATCTTATGTCCCTAATAGCCATAAATCACACCTTTATGAAGATATGGGCTGGGCTACCATGAGAAACTCTTGGGATGACAACAAAACCATATTAGCTGTCAAATCAGGCTTTACATGGAATCACGCTCATGCCGATGCAGGTTCCTATATTTTATTTCATAATGGCAAAAACCTTATCATAGACCCCGGAAGTGCCAGCTATTTGAGCCCACTTTATACAGAGTATTACTGCCAAAGCGAAGCTCACAACGTTGTCTTTTTTGATGGCAAAGCCCAAAACAGAAACGACCCTTACTTCGGAAACGTCAATTCAGGTTCACTGCATAGCCTTATTGAAGGAAAAAACTTCAAATACTTACTGGCAAATGCCACTGGCCCCTATTCTCAGATTCTTGCCAGAAACTATCGAAACTTTATTTGGGTGGGCGATGTAATTTTGGTTATTGATGATTTATTGGCCTATGAGCCAGGTCAATTTGAGTGGTTATTACACTATAATGGCGAGTCAAACTTAAAAGGTGGTATTGATTTAAAAATCCAAGATGAAGACGCCAAAATAAGAGTTCGTCCGCTATTTCCTGAGACTTTCCCTCCGGGTGGCGAGCGTCCTCATGACTTCCCTGAAAACATGCGGCTGACAGAGAAAATGGGTTACGCAGACCATAAACCTGAAGTTAGTAAGCCTTATTGGTCTATCAGTCATTTTGAAAAAACGACTCGTACCAAATTTGTTACCGCCATCATTTTAGAGAATGAAAATGAGCTACCAATTATTACTCGCGACTACGGTAAAAACTATTTAAAAATATCTATTACTCAAAAAGGGGAAACCACGGTAGTGTATTTTAATCTACTGGCCGATGGCCGTTTAAAGCACCGAAATAGCCAAATAAACATAGAAGGTTGGGAAACCGATGCCTACCTAACAGTTTTAAAGTTTGACGAAAACACTGACAATACGGACATCAATAATATCAACGAAGTGTTCATAGGCCATGGCAGTTATTTAAGAAGAGACTCTCAGACTTTATTGCATTCGCTTTCAAAACACTACACACTTGTTGAAGATTTTGGAAAGAATCCGAAAATAAAGTTTGACGGTCAGCCCAATGCTACTGTTAACCTTTATAATGCAGAGAAAGTCAAAAGCATCACGCTCAATGAAAATGCAAAAACCGTAAGTTACGATGCGTCAAAAAACACAATACGATTTCAGATAAGAGATAATAAATAA
- a CDS encoding right-handed parallel beta-helix repeat-containing protein: MKLKLLFLVSMLYVSISCSNTESKNEIAFYVSPDGSDTQNGKSAKSPFATLEKARNTIRELKQSKKLDKAVTVYLQGGTYQLSEPFVLTAEDSGTEEFPITYSAYNNEKPIISGGLKVSQWTETKLNDYKVLVSDLSNLEGYTPFEQLWVNSHRAIQARTPNSGYLKVPMSQGEDTKEVRRSSANDFAYRQADEHYLKNADDGVAVVFNKWLEYHMPIDSIDSQNKKIVSTKKSGRAIEADDDYYLEGGRIMLDKPGEWYLDRQAKKLYYFPLEGETDVVATIPSLVNVLRLEGDAANNKFVKNIHFKGITFSHTTWILPREDELSGYSQADIQMEGALFLTGAKDCLFEACEITAIGNYGLEVSLGCTNNRILRCEIHDLGAGGVLIGPKVRPKGKVGPEGIGEEFPPVLERPSDATSNIEIADCRIYDGGKYFHCAVGIWIGQSPNNQIHHNEIYNFYYSAISTGWTWGYGPALATNNTFEYNHIHHIGKLKNGDGSVLSDLAGIYSLGNQTGTVIRNNEFHDIWAGKYGGWAIYCDEGTSNILIENNLVYRCRHAAFNQHYGKDNLVRNNIFAFADASVVMMAKIQPHTGFILKNNILLSDGTPIYAGGYEYNVEQKGAFIADSNLVWSTAGEVLGGQNRFPSRIYEPKEAVMSWLDWQKLGNDKNSIIADPGFIDPINGDFNLTKDSPALQIGFKPFPLNQAGPRE; this comes from the coding sequence ATGAAATTAAAATTACTTTTTTTGGTAAGCATGCTTTATGTTTCCATATCATGTTCCAATACTGAATCAAAAAATGAAATAGCGTTCTACGTTTCTCCAGATGGTAGTGACACACAGAATGGAAAAAGTGCTAAAAGTCCGTTTGCTACCTTAGAAAAGGCAAGAAATACTATAAGAGAACTCAAGCAAAGCAAAAAGCTAGACAAAGCTGTTACAGTATATCTGCAAGGTGGAACTTATCAGCTTTCTGAGCCTTTTGTTTTAACAGCTGAAGATTCAGGAACGGAAGAATTCCCTATCACATATAGTGCTTATAATAACGAAAAGCCAATAATTAGTGGTGGTTTGAAAGTTAGTCAATGGACAGAAACCAAACTAAATGATTATAAGGTCTTGGTTTCCGATTTGTCAAATCTTGAAGGTTATACTCCCTTTGAACAGTTATGGGTAAACAGTCATCGTGCTATTCAAGCAAGGACTCCTAACAGTGGTTATTTAAAAGTACCAATGTCACAAGGCGAAGACACCAAAGAAGTAAGACGAAGTAGTGCTAATGATTTTGCATATCGGCAAGCAGATGAACATTATCTAAAAAATGCAGATGACGGCGTAGCTGTGGTGTTTAATAAATGGTTGGAGTATCATATGCCTATAGACAGTATTGACAGCCAAAACAAAAAGATTGTCTCAACAAAAAAAAGTGGTAGAGCTATTGAAGCTGATGATGATTACTATCTAGAGGGTGGTCGTATTATGTTAGATAAACCTGGCGAGTGGTATCTAGATAGGCAAGCTAAAAAACTGTATTATTTCCCATTAGAAGGAGAGACTGATGTAGTAGCAACAATACCATCTTTAGTAAATGTACTTCGTTTAGAGGGAGATGCCGCTAATAATAAGTTTGTTAAAAACATTCATTTTAAAGGAATAACATTTAGCCACACTACATGGATTTTGCCTAGAGAGGATGAATTATCTGGTTATAGCCAAGCAGATATTCAAATGGAAGGGGCACTGTTTCTTACGGGTGCTAAAGATTGCCTTTTTGAGGCATGTGAAATTACGGCAATTGGTAACTACGGTCTCGAAGTCTCATTAGGATGTACAAATAATCGCATCTTACGATGTGAAATTCACGATTTGGGTGCTGGCGGTGTTCTTATTGGCCCTAAAGTCCGACCTAAAGGTAAGGTAGGACCTGAAGGCATTGGAGAAGAGTTTCCTCCAGTATTAGAAAGACCATCGGATGCCACCAGTAATATTGAAATAGCTGATTGTAGAATTTATGATGGTGGAAAATATTTTCATTGTGCGGTTGGCATTTGGATTGGCCAGAGCCCAAACAACCAAATACATCACAACGAAATCTATAATTTTTATTACTCTGCCATTTCCACCGGCTGGACTTGGGGATATGGACCTGCATTAGCAACCAACAATACTTTTGAGTATAATCATATTCATCATATAGGTAAGCTAAAAAATGGCGATGGTTCTGTTCTGAGTGATTTAGCAGGCATTTATTCCTTAGGTAACCAAACAGGAACTGTTATTCGGAATAATGAATTCCACGATATTTGGGCTGGTAAATATGGAGGCTGGGCCATTTATTGTGACGAGGGTACCTCCAATATATTGATAGAAAATAATCTTGTTTATCGTTGTCGCCACGCAGCCTTTAATCAGCATTACGGGAAAGATAATCTAGTTAGAAATAACATTTTTGCTTTTGCAGATGCCAGCGTTGTGATGATGGCAAAAATTCAACCGCACACTGGTTTTATATTGAAAAATAATATTTTACTAAGTGATGGTACTCCAATATATGCTGGCGGTTATGAGTACAATGTGGAACAAAAAGGTGCTTTTATTGCTGACAGTAATTTGGTATGGTCTACTGCAGGTGAGGTGCTAGGTGGACAAAATCGCTTCCCTAGTAGAATTTACGAACCTAAGGAAGCCGTTATGAGTTGGCTCGATTGGCAGAAGCTTGGCAATGACAAGAATTCAATTATTGCTGACCCAGGCTTTATAGACCCAATCAATGGTGATTTTAATTTAACTAAAGATAGTCCTGCTTTACAAATAGGCTTTAAGCCCTTCCCATTGAATCAGGCCGGACCACGTGAGTAG